A single region of the Anaerococcus urinomassiliensis genome encodes:
- a CDS encoding DUF6544 family protein: MKGSKNIIMVVLGILIIVIGIFLIYFNISYSPLKNNFNNDFKALDTGTKKKNEYFTKEDFSDFPNPIVKYMENNGFIGKQKMDYAYMEYKNVNFAQSPDRKLKIDYSQYNFAHSPNRIALVESGIYGIPFEGYDYYIDSRGGMHGMLGKMLTLFHQKGDKMDQGALCTYLSESLFVPSSILYNKNISFEEIDPFNVKASITDNGVTVSGVFTFNENYEMTRFYTEDRPAIKDDGSVDYIPWSANILSYKKYNQGINFIDHVQIIWHYPEDDFVYFDGSIDKLIFK, translated from the coding sequence ATGAAGGGAAGTAAAAATATAATTATGGTAGTTTTGGGAATTTTAATTATAGTAATTGGAATTTTTCTAATTTATTTTAACATATCCTATTCCCCACTTAAAAATAATTTTAATAATGATTTTAAGGCTTTAGATACTGGTACGAAGAAGAAAAATGAATATTTTACTAAAGAAGATTTCTCAGATTTTCCTAATCCTATAGTAAAATATATGGAAAATAATGGTTTTATAGGTAAACAAAAAATGGACTATGCATATATGGAATATAAAAATGTCAACTTTGCTCAAAGCCCTGATCGTAAATTAAAGATAGACTATAGCCAGTACAATTTTGCCCATAGTCCAAACCGTATAGCTCTTGTGGAAAGTGGTATCTATGGTATTCCTTTTGAGGGTTATGACTACTACATAGATAGTAGAGGTGGCATGCATGGTATGCTTGGAAAAATGTTAACTCTATTTCACCAAAAAGGTGACAAAATGGACCAGGGGGCACTTTGTACATATCTTTCTGAATCTTTGTTTGTACCTTCTAGTATTTTATATAACAAGAATATCAGTTTTGAAGAAATAGATCCATTTAATGTTAAAGCTAGCATTACAGATAACGGGGTTACTGTAAGTGGTGTTTTTACCTTTAATGAAAATTATGAAATGACCAGATTTTATACTGAAGATAGGCCTGCTATCAAAGATGATGGGAGTGTAGATTATATTCCTTGGTCTGCAAATATACTTTCATATAAGAAATATAACCAAGGAATCAATTTTATCGACCATGTTCAAATTATTTGGCACTATCCTGAGGATGATTTTGTGTATTTTGATGGTAGCATAGACAAGTTAATATTTAAATAA
- a CDS encoding phosphate/phosphite/phosphonate ABC transporter substrate-binding protein, with translation MKLKKSFSLALCLMTALTFASCGNNNSANTENQPAETKQSESANVEENKENDKKANKDSENKNDEKDESTASQKIDKLTVQFVPSREPEEIITATEPLKDMLKEELSKEGYDVADVDISVGTSFEATGEAMSAGTVDIGFIPGGTYVTYDDGVEAILTATRNGLSIESDNPKEWNDKAPTEKVEDQVTFYRGLILAGPSEKGKELAAKVNNGEELTWEDLNSANWAIMGPTSPAGYLYPSLWLKNNYDHTITDLSNAVQADSYPSSFARLATGQLDVLVTYADARLDFVDKWKSEFGGKDDIFKDVQVIGVTDKMMNDTISVSETSEKMTPELISALQDAFINIGNTEEGKEVISIYTHNGYEKANPSDYDSEREVQKMARDK, from the coding sequence ATGAAATTGAAAAAGTCATTTTCATTAGCTTTATGCTTAATGACTGCACTTACATTTGCTTCTTGTGGCAATAATAACTCTGCAAACACTGAAAACCAGCCAGCAGAAACAAAACAAAGTGAAAGTGCAAATGTAGAAGAAAACAAAGAGAACGATAAAAAAGCTAATAAGGATTCTGAAAATAAAAATGATGAAAAAGATGAATCTACTGCTTCTCAAAAAATTGACAAATTAACTGTACAATTTGTTCCATCTCGTGAACCTGAAGAAATTATTACCGCAACAGAACCACTAAAAGATATGCTAAAAGAAGAGCTTTCTAAAGAAGGTTATGATGTGGCAGATGTAGACATATCAGTTGGTACATCTTTTGAAGCAACAGGTGAAGCTATGAGTGCTGGAACTGTTGATATTGGATTTATCCCAGGTGGAACCTACGTAACTTATGATGATGGAGTTGAAGCTATCCTTACAGCAACAAGAAATGGTCTATCAATAGAATCAGATAATCCAAAAGAATGGAATGATAAAGCACCAACAGAAAAAGTAGAAGATCAAGTTACTTTCTACAGGGGACTCATTCTTGCTGGCCCATCTGAAAAAGGTAAAGAACTTGCTGCAAAAGTTAATAATGGCGAAGAACTTACTTGGGAAGACCTTAACTCTGCAAATTGGGCAATTATGGGACCTACATCACCAGCAGGTTACCTATATCCTTCCCTATGGCTAAAAAATAATTACGATCATACAATTACAGACCTATCAAATGCAGTACAAGCTGACTCTTACCCTTCATCATTTGCTAGACTTGCTACAGGTCAATTAGATGTTTTAGTAACTTACGCAGATGCAAGACTTGATTTTGTAGATAAATGGAAAAGTGAATTTGGTGGTAAAGATGATATATTCAAAGATGTACAAGTTATTGGTGTAACTGACAAGATGATGAATGATACAATATCTGTATCAGAAACTTCCGAAAAAATGACACCAGAACTAATCTCTGCCCTCCAAGATGCTTTTATCAATATAGGAAATACAGAAGAAGGTAAGGAAGTTATATCCATCTATACTCACAATGGATACGAAAAAGCTAACCCTTCTGACTATGATTCAGAACGTGAAGTTCAAAAGATGGCTAGAGATAAATAG
- the phnE gene encoding phosphonate ABC transporter, permease protein PhnE, giving the protein MDIKIEKVLKEEPNYRLVRTILSVITIGILVWSSSVMDFSNTSSKGIEIIKSIIGGLLSPDFSLLGNFAKGGLWYLVFETICIAFVGTLIGALISLPLAFLSSHNIVPRVIAEIFKLLILLIRTIPAIVYGLMFIRVTGPGPFAGVMTMTFISIGMLTKLFQETIANIDTSILEAFESLGIGRWGKIRFGIFPQLFASFLSTIIYRFDMNIRDATTLGLVGAGGIGAPLIFAINSYRWNEVGIILLSLMILVLIVELLSTRLRKRLSYGY; this is encoded by the coding sequence ATGGATATAAAAATAGAAAAAGTTTTAAAAGAAGAGCCAAATTATAGGCTTGTTCGTACAATTTTATCAGTTATTACCATTGGGATTTTAGTATGGTCTTCTAGTGTGATGGATTTTTCCAATACAAGTTCAAAGGGTATAGAGATTATAAAATCTATAATCGGTGGTTTGCTTAGCCCAGATTTTAGCCTTTTAGGTAATTTTGCAAAGGGAGGCTTATGGTATTTGGTTTTTGAAACCATATGTATAGCCTTTGTTGGAACTTTGATAGGAGCTTTAATCTCTCTTCCTCTAGCGTTCCTCTCATCACATAACATTGTTCCAAGGGTAATTGCAGAAATTTTTAAGCTCTTAATCCTACTTATAAGAACCATACCAGCCATAGTTTATGGTCTTATGTTTATTAGAGTTACAGGTCCTGGACCCTTTGCTGGGGTTATGACTATGACATTTATATCAATAGGCATGCTTACAAAATTATTCCAAGAAACTATAGCAAATATCGATACTTCTATACTTGAAGCATTCGAATCACTTGGTATAGGCAGATGGGGTAAAATTCGTTTCGGTATATTTCCCCAACTATTTGCAAGCTTCCTATCTACAATTATATATAGGTTTGATATGAATATAAGAGATGCAACAACCCTAGGTCTTGTTGGTGCTGGAGGAATTGGTGCACCACTTATATTTGCCATCAATTCTTATAGGTGGAATGAAGTTGGGATAATCTTATTAAGCTTGATGATCTTAGTTTTAATTGTAGAATTACTTTCAACTCGATTGAGAAAAAGACTATCCTATGGCTATTAA
- a CDS encoding DegV family protein: MSDYVLSSESTIDLDPVFVDQLDVSIINANYELNGQVYLDDFGQSLDMKVFYYNMRKGARPSTSRINTNAYVEYFKPILENGKDIIHLCLSSGMSSQFDSLVHAFELLKEEFPERKMYAVDSLMASAGFGMLTAKLAQLKKEGMDIDSLYEWAENNKRHVINYTSNENLEYVARGGRISKTAASIGGMLHISPLIEVDETGHMIVTSKIRTRKKLLKTIVDKMATNAMNGLDYNDQIYISHADNIEIVEELIELIKEKFKKLDQEIKVSNIGPTIGSHIGPGTLAVFYWGDKRMVGYKK; the protein is encoded by the coding sequence ATGTCAGATTATGTTTTAAGCTCTGAATCAACCATAGACTTAGATCCTGTTTTTGTTGATCAACTTGATGTTAGTATTATTAATGCGAACTATGAATTAAATGGCCAAGTATACCTTGATGATTTTGGCCAAAGTTTAGATATGAAAGTTTTTTATTACAATATGAGAAAGGGCGCACGTCCTAGCACATCTAGGATAAATACCAATGCCTATGTAGAATATTTTAAACCGATACTTGAAAATGGCAAAGATATCATTCACTTATGCCTTTCATCTGGCATGTCCAGCCAATTTGATTCTTTAGTTCATGCATTTGAATTGCTAAAAGAAGAGTTTCCAGAAAGAAAGATGTATGCTGTAGATTCTTTGATGGCATCAGCTGGTTTTGGCATGCTTACTGCAAAACTTGCCCAGCTAAAAAAAGAAGGCATGGATATAGATAGCTTATATGAATGGGCTGAAAATAATAAAAGACATGTAATAAATTACACTTCAAATGAAAACTTAGAATATGTTGCTAGGGGAGGCAGGATATCAAAAACTGCTGCCTCAATAGGTGGTATGCTCCACATAAGTCCCCTTATAGAAGTTGATGAGACTGGCCACATGATTGTTACTTCAAAAATTAGGACCAGAAAAAAGCTATTAAAAACTATAGTGGATAAAATGGCAACAAATGCCATGAATGGCCTAGATTATAATGATCAGATTTATATATCCCATGCTGATAATATAGAGATAGTAGAAGAACTAATAGAATTAATTAAAGAAAAGTTTAAAAAACTAGATCAGGAAATCAAAGTTTCAAATATAGGCCCAACCATAGGTAGCCACATAGGTCCAGGAACCTTGGCAGTATTTTATTGGGGAGATAAAAGAATGGTTGGATATAAAAAATAA
- the phnE gene encoding phosphonate ABC transporter, permease protein PhnE has translation MGKLFKPRSLTLSNGKVVEEEKSNSLLISLILLIFLIISLRVTGFNTSILARNGHNLMVILKDLFNPEWEYLPKVIGPTFDTIKMSLFGSFLGALIALPFAFLASSNMITSKIINWIFKFLFTLFRTLPTLVIALIATYVFGLGTLAGTVAIFIFSFAYVGKIMYEEIETQNLGAYEAMISMGYSKPMAFLKGIIPSIMATYISTSLFNFEGNVRYASILGYVGAGGLGLLINENIGWRDYNRVGAILFALVITVFIIELISRTIRKKLS, from the coding sequence ATGGGAAAATTATTTAAGCCTAGAAGCCTAACTCTTTCAAATGGAAAAGTAGTAGAAGAAGAAAAGTCAAATTCTTTGCTTATATCTCTAATTCTCCTAATTTTCTTAATTATTTCCCTTAGGGTTACAGGTTTTAATACTTCAATACTTGCTCGAAATGGTCATAATTTAATGGTAATATTAAAAGACTTATTTAATCCAGAGTGGGAATATCTACCAAAGGTGATAGGTCCAACTTTTGATACCATAAAAATGTCATTGTTTGGTTCATTTTTAGGAGCCCTTATTGCCCTTCCATTTGCATTCTTGGCTTCGTCAAATATGATAACAAGCAAAATCATCAACTGGATTTTCAAATTTCTATTTACTCTATTTAGAACACTACCTACCCTTGTAATTGCACTGATAGCAACTTATGTTTTTGGCCTAGGAACCCTAGCTGGTACTGTGGCAATTTTTATTTTTTCTTTTGCCTATGTAGGTAAGATAATGTATGAAGAGATTGAAACCCAAAATTTAGGTGCATATGAGGCTATGATTTCTATGGGTTATAGTAAGCCTATGGCCTTTTTAAAGGGGATCATACCATCAATTATGGCAACATATATATCCACTTCTCTATTTAATTTTGAAGGAAATGTACGTTATGCTTCAATATTAGGATATGTTGGTGCTGGAGGCCTTGGCCTTTTGATTAATGAAAATATTGGATGGCGTGATTATAACAGGGTTGGAGCAATATTATTTGCCCTGGTAATTACTGTATTTATTATAGAGTTAATCTCTAGAACTATAAGAAAGAAACTTTCTTAG
- a CDS encoding helix-turn-helix domain-containing protein: MENIKNKQFIFANIFIIANRLQTACEKIQTDITMKQWLMLAIASSTDGIQSLSEIGRLMGCSRQNIRKLANPLIKEDYIRLVKGDNNSINIIPTEKFESYSKKMEDRNLMTLNLLFENFTQSELVEACKFIGKFYEGLEKVEKYGEDLNEGK, translated from the coding sequence ATGGAAAACATAAAAAATAAGCAATTCATATTTGCAAATATTTTTATCATTGCAAATAGGCTTCAAACTGCATGTGAAAAAATCCAAACAGATATAACAATGAAGCAATGGCTTATGCTTGCAATCGCATCATCAACAGATGGTATCCAAAGCCTAAGTGAAATAGGCAGGCTAATGGGTTGTTCTAGGCAAAACATTAGAAAACTTGCAAATCCCCTAATAAAAGAAGATTACATAAGGCTTGTAAAAGGCGATAATAATTCTATAAACATAATTCCTACTGAAAAATTTGAAAGTTATTCAAAAAAAATGGAAGATAGAAATCTTATGACCTTAAATTTACTTTTTGAAAATTTCACCCAATCAGAATTAGTAGAAGCATGTAAATTTATAGGTAAATTTTATGAGGGCCTGGAGAAGGTTGAAAAATATGGAGAAGATTTAAATGAAGGGAAGTAA
- a CDS encoding radical SAM protein yields the protein MHYTGQVYRPPLEAYTPLLEVTYGCSHNKCAFCTMYNKTKFGISPLEDVEEDIIELSKSPMRAFKPMDRIYLLNGDPFVLDTERLLTISQLIKKHMPEVETITAYCSFYNLENKTKEDMIKLKDAGYNELWFGVETGYQKVLEYINKGTDLDGYYRGLDKMKAAGIDYHAIIMQGIAGAGKSKENAIETAKVLNYYPPLGVYVMSTAVMENSPLYYMRERGEFVETTNRENLEEQICLLENLDLPDTVLYSSGHMVNMVNVSGHLDKKDKMIGKLKNALETIDPEILDMTNQRIAM from the coding sequence ATGCATTATACAGGACAAGTATATAGACCACCCTTAGAAGCTTATACCCCACTTTTAGAAGTAACTTACGGGTGCTCACATAACAAATGTGCCTTTTGCACAATGTACAACAAAACAAAATTTGGCATCTCACCATTAGAAGATGTTGAAGAAGATATAATAGAACTTTCAAAATCGCCTATGAGAGCATTTAAACCAATGGATAGGATATATTTATTAAATGGAGATCCATTTGTCTTGGATACTGAAAGGCTGCTTACAATCTCTCAATTAATAAAAAAACATATGCCAGAAGTAGAGACTATTACAGCTTATTGCTCCTTTTATAATTTAGAAAACAAGACTAAAGAAGATATGATTAAGCTAAAAGATGCTGGTTACAATGAACTGTGGTTTGGTGTTGAGACCGGTTATCAAAAAGTCTTAGAATATATCAATAAAGGAACTGATTTGGATGGATATTACAGGGGCCTAGATAAGATGAAGGCTGCTGGAATCGACTACCATGCAATAATCATGCAAGGCATAGCTGGAGCTGGAAAATCAAAAGAAAATGCAATTGAAACTGCCAAAGTACTAAATTACTATCCTCCACTTGGAGTATATGTGATGAGTACTGCTGTTATGGAAAATTCTCCCCTATATTATATGAGAGAACGTGGAGAATTTGTAGAAACTACAAACAGAGAAAATTTAGAAGAGCAAATTTGTTTGCTTGAAAACCTAGACTTGCCAGATACAGTACTTTACTCATCTGGCCACATGGTAAATATGGTAAATGTCAGTGGTCATTTGGATAAAAAAGATAAAATGATTGGCAAATTAAAAAACGCCCTAGAAACTATAGATCCAGAAATATTAGATATGACCAACCAAAGAATTGCCATGTAA
- the phnC gene encoding phosphonate ABC transporter ATP-binding protein, which translates to MIEFINVSKTYEGGFLALKDINLSIPDGQFVSIIGSSGAGKSTLIRTINKMHDISNGSLLVDGKDISKLKGQDLRDYRRTIGMVFQDFNLVERISAQKNVLASFVPDLNFFQKLFGLYTKEMKIKSLEALDSVDILEKAYSRTDALSGGQKQRVALARTIAQNPKIILADEPIASLDPVSSRQVMNYFKKLNREKKITILVNIHDVETALEFSDRILGIRHGELVFDGPASEVDAEVIRNIYGQDPKDIVVE; encoded by the coding sequence ATGATAGAATTTATAAATGTTTCAAAGACATATGAAGGTGGATTTCTAGCCCTAAAGGATATCAACCTAAGCATCCCAGATGGACAATTTGTATCAATAATAGGTTCTTCAGGAGCTGGCAAGTCAACCCTCATACGCACAATAAATAAAATGCACGATATATCAAATGGTAGTCTTCTTGTAGATGGTAAAGATATATCCAAATTAAAAGGACAAGATCTCCGTGATTATCGCCGAACCATAGGTATGGTCTTCCAAGACTTTAATCTCGTAGAGAGGATTAGTGCCCAAAAAAATGTTCTAGCAAGTTTTGTTCCAGACCTTAACTTTTTCCAAAAACTTTTTGGTCTATACACAAAAGAAATGAAAATAAAATCTCTAGAAGCTTTGGATAGTGTCGATATTTTAGAAAAGGCTTATTCTAGAACAGATGCCCTTTCTGGTGGTCAAAAACAAAGAGTTGCCCTAGCTCGCACTATAGCTCAAAATCCAAAGATAATTCTTGCTGATGAACCAATTGCAAGTCTTGACCCAGTATCTAGCCGCCAAGTAATGAACTATTTCAAAAAGCTTAACCGCGAAAAGAAAATTACAATTCTAGTAAATATCCACGATGTTGAAACCGCCTTGGAATTTTCGGATAGAATTCTTGGCATTAGACATGGAGAGCTTGTATTTGATGGTCCAGCTAGTGAAGTTGATGCAGAGGTCATAAGAAATATATATGGCCAAGATCCAAAAGATATAGTTGTGGAGTAA
- a CDS encoding AI-2E family transporter → MELFKEFLRKTGIGIREYIKSSLITSAVCFVLLLIGLYVGQVPYFGLVAFVIAAVDMLPVLGSGIILIPWAVISLISSNTKLAFILIIVFVLTFLIEQILQPILLGKSVGLKPLYTLLITVFSMIIFTPALGAIIGSIISIVIAVIIDMKNSRS, encoded by the coding sequence ATGGAATTATTTAAAGAATTTTTGAGAAAGACGGGAATTGGAATAAGAGAATATATAAAATCATCTTTGATAACATCAGCTGTATGTTTTGTTTTGCTTTTGATTGGACTTTATGTTGGTCAAGTACCATACTTTGGCCTTGTTGCATTTGTTATTGCAGCTGTTGATATGCTACCAGTTTTAGGAAGTGGAATCATTCTTATTCCCTGGGCTGTAATTTCTTTGATATCATCAAATACAAAGCTAGCCTTTATTTTGATAATAGTTTTTGTTCTAACATTTTTAATAGAGCAAATCCTACAACCTATTCTTTTAGGTAAAAGTGTTGGTTTAAAACCCCTTTATACCTTATTAATTACAGTTTTTTCAATGATTATATTTACTCCAGCCCTTGGAGCTATAATTGGATCTATTATTTCTATTGTAATAGCTGTCATCATAGATATGAAAAACTCCCGTAGCTAG
- a CDS encoding alpha/beta hydrolase has product MKKIVKNILLALLGLVVLAFLALSAFVGRQVFQGYSNASSRDETIENISYSKKSYDEILDKYKISKLYISKDNSDIKVPAFLAQKEGNHNIAILVHGMGGTKESMAFLVEGFLDIGYDVLAYDQRNSGENMADYNTFGVLESDDTLAVLSYIVPQYKDKYEDAKSILWGESYGGLTSIIAAGREDYYIDYLILDSSISDGRILLKEVMEDATKDQDIPMSYLMAAGDWYSRFALGVKFSDFDGLKWIKNVTKPVLITNSNNDTLTPPYMAEDLYKAISHDKKELKLVDGYKHASFPKDDNSKYMEIVKDFLEKYELNNEDTDESTE; this is encoded by the coding sequence ATGAAAAAAATTGTAAAAAATATTCTTCTAGCTTTACTAGGACTAGTAGTTCTTGCTTTCTTAGCCCTTTCAGCCTTTGTTGGTAGGCAAGTTTTCCAAGGTTACAGCAATGCTAGTTCTCGAGATGAGACCATAGAAAATATTTCCTATAGCAAAAAATCCTATGATGAAATTTTGGATAAGTATAAGATTTCTAAGCTATACATTTCAAAGGATAATTCAGATATAAAAGTACCAGCTTTTTTAGCTCAAAAAGAAGGCAATCATAACATAGCTATCCTTGTTCACGGCATGGGTGGAACAAAAGAATCTATGGCTTTTTTGGTAGAAGGGTTTTTGGATATTGGTTATGATGTTCTTGCCTATGATCAAAGAAATTCAGGCGAAAATATGGCAGATTACAATACTTTTGGAGTTCTAGAATCTGATGATACTCTTGCTGTTTTATCTTATATAGTTCCACAATATAAGGATAAATACGAAGATGCCAAGTCAATTTTGTGGGGAGAATCGTATGGGGGACTTACAAGCATTATTGCTGCAGGTCGCGAGGATTATTATATAGATTATTTGATTTTGGATTCTTCTATATCTGATGGCAGAATCCTACTTAAAGAAGTGATGGAAGATGCTACAAAAGATCAAGATATACCTATGTCATATCTAATGGCGGCAGGAGATTGGTATTCTAGATTTGCTCTTGGCGTTAAGTTTAGTGATTTTGATGGTTTAAAGTGGATCAAAAACGTAACAAAGCCAGTTCTTATTACAAATTCAAATAACGATACATTGACGCCTCCATATATGGCAGAGGATTTGTACAAAGCAATAAGCCATGATAAAAAAGAACTTAAACTAGTGGATGGTTACAAACATGCTTCGTTCCCAAAAGATGATAATAGTAAGTATATGGAAATAGTAAAAGATTTTTTAGAAAAATACGAGTTAAATAATGAGGATACAGATGAGTCGACTGAGTGA